The following are encoded together in the Parabacteroides chongii genome:
- a CDS encoding Gfo/Idh/MocA family oxidoreductase, which translates to MRTNRRDFLKTLGGIAAFTIVPRHVLGNGFIAPSDQLTKGIIGTGGMGRGHVDYAGTRLVAVCDVDKKHLELGKQLVKDKIAAYHDFRDLILDPNVDIVHIATPPHWHGIMSVEAAKAGKDIWCEKPMTRTIGEGKRVMEAVKQNGRMFRLNTWFRFADPFYGLGTPVKPLKKLVQSGLLGWPLKVTISKHTGFDWKFYWVGKEYLEPQTVPSELDYDMWLGPAPYKPYNAHRVHQTFRGYWDYDGGGLGDMGQHYIDPVQYFLGKDNTSPVKVEVDAPQQHPDAVGTWRSITYTYDDGCQIVLWGGDFGDPNTPYISGPNGNVYKNFVCDIPDWEKKLADFPEPEPQVTDFIECVKTRQPFALNERNGFRSSTIVNMGAVALRLNRTLEFDPVKLEFVNDEAANRLLDQPMRAPWNI; encoded by the coding sequence ATGAGAACAAACAGAAGGGACTTCCTTAAAACCCTTGGAGGAATTGCGGCCTTTACGATTGTGCCGCGCCACGTGCTAGGGAATGGATTTATCGCTCCGAGCGACCAGTTGACGAAAGGTATTATCGGTACAGGCGGAATGGGACGTGGTCATGTGGACTATGCCGGAACACGCCTGGTGGCCGTTTGCGACGTCGACAAGAAGCATCTTGAACTGGGCAAACAACTGGTGAAAGATAAAATTGCTGCTTATCACGATTTCCGTGATCTGATACTCGACCCGAACGTAGATATCGTACACATCGCGACACCGCCGCACTGGCATGGCATCATGTCGGTCGAAGCTGCTAAAGCCGGAAAAGATATCTGGTGCGAAAAGCCGATGACACGTACCATCGGTGAAGGAAAGCGGGTGATGGAAGCGGTGAAACAGAACGGACGTATGTTCCGACTGAATACCTGGTTCCGTTTCGCCGATCCGTTCTACGGACTGGGCACGCCGGTGAAGCCGTTGAAGAAATTGGTTCAGAGCGGTCTGCTGGGCTGGCCGTTGAAGGTGACGATCAGCAAGCATACCGGTTTCGACTGGAAATTCTACTGGGTGGGCAAAGAATATCTCGAACCGCAGACGGTTCCTTCCGAACTGGATTATGACATGTGGTTAGGCCCGGCTCCTTATAAACCTTATAACGCGCACCGCGTTCACCAGACTTTCCGCGGATACTGGGACTATGACGGCGGCGGATTGGGTGATATGGGACAGCATTATATCGACCCTGTACAGTATTTCCTCGGAAAAGATAACACCAGCCCTGTGAAAGTAGAAGTGGATGCTCCGCAACAGCATCCGGATGCCGTAGGGACATGGCGCTCTATTACCTATACTTACGACGACGGTTGTCAGATCGTCCTTTGGGGTGGCGACTTCGGTGATCCGAACACGCCGTATATCTCCGGTCCGAACGGTAATGTATATAAGAATTTTGTATGTGATATCCCTGATTGGGAAAAGAAACTGGCAGATTTCCCGGAACCTGAACCACAGGTGACCGACTTTATCGAATGTGTAAAGACACGCCAGCCTTTTGCCTTGAATGAACGAAACGGATTCCGCTCGTCTACGATCGTGAACATGGGTGCGGTGGCACTGCGTCTGAACCGTACGCTGGAATTCGATCCTGTGAAACTGGAGTTTGTGAACGATGAGGCCGCCAACCGTCTGCTGGATCAGCCGATGCGTGCGCCCTGGAACATTTAG
- a CDS encoding sugar phosphate isomerase/epimerase family protein, which produces MKVKHCLVAAALLFALTTAHAADKITIGVIQYDLTDIDKSFKDLHEQGFGSCEINYRKNTLTKDFAEKVKEASKKYDIKVTTLVGVPGSKSTWNFRKGPATIGLVPTEERAEKIRVYHEMIDFCAMADIPAMHSHFGFIPEDPSSEQYKDFIKVMQDLANYAKERNVLIYFETGQETPTTLIRAIKDIGTGNVFINCDLANLLMYGKSNSLDAVKLFGPLIKEFHAKDGKYPDPNNPYELGAEVPIPTGEVNFSAVIAELKKQGFQGAVTIECELNGSQHDYVIKTRKYLQELLDK; this is translated from the coding sequence TTTGCCCTTACAACGGCACACGCCGCTGATAAAATCACGATCGGTGTCATCCAGTATGACCTGACTGATATCGATAAAAGTTTCAAAGACTTGCATGAGCAGGGATTCGGTTCGTGCGAGATCAATTACCGGAAAAATACGCTGACGAAAGATTTTGCCGAAAAGGTGAAAGAAGCTTCGAAGAAGTATGATATCAAAGTGACAACCTTGGTCGGTGTACCGGGTAGCAAAAGTACGTGGAACTTCCGGAAAGGACCGGCAACGATCGGGCTGGTGCCTACCGAAGAACGGGCTGAAAAGATCAGAGTATACCATGAAATGATTGATTTCTGTGCAATGGCGGATATCCCGGCGATGCATTCCCATTTCGGATTTATCCCGGAAGATCCCTCTTCTGAACAATATAAAGATTTTATCAAGGTCATGCAGGACCTGGCGAATTATGCGAAAGAACGCAATGTCCTGATCTATTTTGAAACAGGGCAGGAGACGCCGACCACCTTGATCCGTGCGATAAAGGATATAGGAACCGGGAATGTCTTCATTAATTGTGACCTGGCTAACCTGCTGATGTACGGAAAGTCTAACTCCCTGGATGCCGTGAAGCTGTTTGGTCCCCTTATCAAGGAGTTTCATGCCAAAGACGGGAAATATCCGGACCCCAACAACCCTTATGAACTGGGGGCGGAAGTGCCGATCCCGACCGGAGAGGTTAATTTTTCGGCAGTCATCGCCGAATTGAAGAAACAGGGTTTTCAGGGAGCGGTCACTATCGAATGCGAACTGAACGGTTCACAGCATGATTATGTCATAAAAACTCGTAAATATTTGCAAGAGTTATTGGATAAATAA